A window of the Butyricimonas virosa genome harbors these coding sequences:
- the mads5 gene encoding methylation-associated defense system restriction endonuclease subunit S MAD5: protein MKTLAINSKLINKGRFRLDGGFYLNIHSFLSLYLEANEEHCVKLEEIADVMNPPVFKRQFCSIKGNAVEYFQSSDVSLASNNSEVYIYRPQAEKIGAIVHEGNILVTGFGSIGNVRLVSKSQNNVCYANNVARIFPRGSVRSGFLYAFLMSKFGNAQLNKNASGSVVRYIEAPGIRKTLIPNLPETLQKKVDDLVQESTKLREDASDKLKDAQELILNELRINISKRNFGKVSISSIIQSHNSRFEANFHISEGADIERYLWSHYKCKPLGDLCTSISRPNIFKRYYVDHGITFLGGADIFLATPNSDKQLSKKKTENINDLLIEEGTILLPRSGTIGNVAWAHAGHAQKLASEDVIRLKPNDILRGGYLFAFLSTSIGRSLIQKHIFGSVIQHVEPPHLNLIPIPILDDRIIAHAHENVITYSKCMGEAIKKESQAIALVEQEIESWNKK from the coding sequence ATGAAGACATTAGCCATAAATAGTAAACTTATCAATAAAGGACGTTTTCGCCTCGACGGTGGTTTCTATTTAAATATTCACTCTTTTTTAAGTTTGTATTTAGAAGCTAACGAAGAACATTGTGTCAAGCTTGAAGAAATAGCAGATGTAATGAATCCACCTGTATTCAAACGGCAATTCTGTTCAATTAAAGGTAATGCCGTAGAGTACTTTCAGAGTTCAGACGTTAGTCTAGCAAGTAATAATAGTGAAGTTTATATTTATAGACCACAAGCCGAGAAAATTGGAGCAATTGTCCACGAAGGGAATATACTTGTAACTGGATTTGGTTCTATAGGGAACGTGCGTCTTGTTTCTAAAAGTCAAAATAACGTTTGCTATGCAAACAATGTTGCAAGAATCTTTCCCAGAGGTTCGGTTAGAAGTGGATTCTTATATGCATTTTTAATGTCAAAATTTGGCAATGCACAATTAAATAAAAATGCATCTGGTTCAGTAGTGCGATATATAGAAGCTCCTGGAATAAGAAAGACACTAATTCCCAATCTCCCAGAAACATTACAGAAAAAGGTAGATGATTTAGTTCAAGAATCAACAAAACTAAGAGAAGACGCTTCTGATAAGTTAAAAGATGCACAAGAGCTTATTTTGAATGAGTTACGCATTAATATATCAAAACGAAATTTTGGGAAGGTCTCTATTTCTAGCATAATACAGTCTCATAATAGTCGATTTGAGGCTAATTTCCATATATCTGAAGGTGCTGATATAGAAAGATACTTATGGTCACATTATAAATGTAAGCCTTTGGGAGATCTGTGCACAAGTATATCAAGACCAAATATATTCAAAAGATACTATGTTGATCATGGCATTACGTTTTTAGGTGGAGCGGACATATTTCTGGCTACGCCTAATAGCGATAAGCAGTTATCAAAAAAGAAAACTGAGAATATAAATGATTTGTTAATCGAAGAAGGGACAATTTTACTCCCACGGTCCGGCACCATAGGCAATGTGGCATGGGCACATGCCGGACATGCTCAGAAGCTGGCTTCTGAGGATGTCATTCGGTTAAAACCGAATGACATCCTCAGAGGGGGGTATCTCTTCGCTTTTTTATCGACATCAATAGGACGCTCTTTGATTCAAAAGCATATTTTCGGATCGGTTATTCAGCATGTTGAACCACCTCATCTAAACTTAATACCAATACCTATTTTGGATGATAGAATTATTGCACATGCTCATGAAAATGTGATAACTTATAGTAAATGTATGGGAGAAGCCATCAAAAAAGAATCGCAAGCAATAGCCCTCGTTGAACAAGAAATAGAAAGCTGGAATAAAAAATAA
- the mads6 gene encoding methylation-associated defense system protein kinase MAD6, giving the protein MAKIYVPKFSGGPVNAGEERLLKFLELKLPDNYYLVPNGEYPSMNAQGAVQYWEYDCIVIAPHAIYAIENKDYKGRIEANDTSWFINDTEKPNPIKSATFKSKLLASYLKKKDHRFGLAWVDAIVTLSSFGQNKSGFESGSYCDNKTFLLNEELVDYLMDYNRLHKSANAISHLQLSIMEYLVGSSESKKKKKTEVCNYIIDEILEANDDYVEYLCHSKFLQDKKHKVRDYALDKEGLSPMQLDRHNKLVHNAEMSEELLPASPLIIKSRCQTSEDGNHYYVITDYLEEHSLRSAMQRNTFTDKDKVMIILDLGKALVLAHENGIIHRNVCPENIYIQVDRHAALANFGLSYNVLHEPDKQNISLSMDAFDRDPYTSEDVLIGDYSPSSDVYSFGVIVYELMVGELPFSNYLQLKAKGGSLTEDMMPSKRNPNVDSWVDIVCSRIIVEDASHRWSNIEEICDYIFEEAIKKKYGQQEKHPEAKDWSELKNGDMITPEISLYKELGEGGFSKVFQAIHTLQPGAMFAVKIFKEGVSPQSTIDEFNALKDVNHPNIVRFKFNGTTYGGLFYTLMEFINGKDIREYCLGDKYFTLPIIYKFIHEMASALVYLHARKLRHRDIKPENIIFEKSGKFVLIDFNIATSNVHDLDKVGTWPYLAPDLMNGQTMQWEDSADTFALGITLYELLTHSYPWPGKRIPILDKVPTDIMSLNSLISPDFGTFVMKAINTRHENRFKTAKEMLESLEAIGESGIAKKTEVAVLDYNGQELQIVDYINSLYSQSQGGNAGTRAGWKGNNILDKETYTYTKLDTDLLSAIKEGKYRLLIITGNAGDGKTAFIRQVEQCSDEIKYFDDTHNGARILLNGIVYQTNYDGSQDEKNMKNSDVLTDFFKPFEGLNANFSQAPEGRIIAINEGRLMDFLEGSPEHKFLYDAIDEYFYKGGIAKLPDGVMIINLNLRSVTAKDDNGNSLLRKQIKALTSPHLWSKCRTCPLASKCFINFNVSSFNDSAVGNEIITRLEWIVRTIVYKREVHITMRDLRSMIAWMLTRDYTCDQIPALIQREEDIRSKLEEVSDTYTKAVLQQEYEQIRLEEWLRLYFNVTAPESAYFPHLRSEDRIIKLLRETDIANVAIPDKDRDLYYRDKNELDYLAFASRSTISLLDEFNSLLTIKPSYDMSPKEIEFLKIRHQTFIRHQYFEGKVDFMQRMPYQSIKDFYDILNSNDTNWLAEKKRLAYAISCSEGCWNPGISTQHLLLSSSRVNDPSGKSYRRFPLEDFDLMVDTNERLTEFLEHEHDNFIFRYKKNHSVQLTVSLDLYEMLYYIKNGFSPSLSDLRGRFIELQVFKNLLASETYTEVIVTNNEKSYYKISLDRKTMQLIVDPLKKEEE; this is encoded by the coding sequence ATGGCAAAAATATATGTACCCAAATTTTCTGGAGGCCCTGTTAATGCAGGAGAAGAAAGACTCCTTAAGTTCTTGGAGCTAAAGCTACCTGATAATTACTATCTGGTTCCAAATGGAGAATATCCGAGTATGAATGCACAGGGTGCAGTTCAATATTGGGAATATGACTGTATAGTCATAGCTCCTCATGCTATCTATGCCATAGAGAATAAAGATTATAAAGGACGAATAGAAGCAAATGATACCTCGTGGTTTATAAATGATACAGAGAAGCCAAATCCGATAAAATCAGCTACATTCAAAAGCAAATTATTAGCTAGCTATCTAAAAAAGAAAGATCATCGTTTTGGTTTGGCCTGGGTTGATGCTATTGTAACTCTTAGTTCTTTTGGACAAAACAAATCTGGTTTTGAAAGCGGTTCATATTGCGATAACAAAACATTCCTCTTGAATGAAGAACTTGTTGATTATCTTATGGATTATAACCGCCTTCATAAGTCTGCAAATGCTATCAGCCATCTTCAATTGTCAATTATGGAATATCTTGTCGGTAGCAGTGAGTCCAAAAAGAAGAAAAAGACAGAGGTCTGCAATTATATTATTGATGAAATATTAGAAGCAAATGATGACTATGTAGAGTATTTGTGTCATAGCAAGTTTTTACAGGATAAAAAGCATAAAGTTCGTGATTATGCTCTTGATAAAGAGGGCTTGTCACCTATGCAACTCGATAGGCACAATAAGTTGGTGCATAACGCTGAGATGAGTGAAGAGTTATTACCGGCCTCTCCTCTTATCATCAAAAGCCGTTGCCAAACTAGTGAAGACGGGAATCACTACTATGTTATTACTGATTATCTGGAAGAACATTCATTGCGCAGTGCTATGCAAAGGAATACTTTTACAGATAAAGATAAAGTTATGATTATCCTAGACTTGGGTAAAGCTCTTGTTTTGGCTCATGAAAATGGTATCATTCATCGTAATGTGTGTCCTGAGAATATCTATATTCAAGTTGATAGACATGCTGCTTTAGCCAATTTTGGCCTATCATATAATGTGCTGCATGAGCCTGACAAACAAAATATATCTTTAAGTATGGATGCGTTCGATCGTGATCCATATACATCAGAGGATGTACTCATTGGAGATTATTCACCGTCATCAGATGTTTACTCTTTTGGCGTTATTGTCTATGAGCTTATGGTTGGCGAATTACCGTTCTCAAATTACTTGCAACTTAAAGCAAAGGGAGGCTCATTAACTGAAGACATGATGCCGAGCAAACGAAACCCTAATGTAGATTCTTGGGTTGACATTGTATGTAGTAGAATTATAGTAGAAGATGCAAGCCATCGATGGTCTAATATTGAGGAAATCTGTGACTATATTTTTGAAGAGGCTATTAAGAAGAAATACGGTCAACAGGAAAAACATCCTGAAGCCAAAGACTGGAGTGAATTGAAAAATGGAGATATGATAACTCCTGAAATATCACTATACAAGGAGTTGGGTGAAGGTGGATTCTCAAAGGTTTTTCAAGCTATCCATACTCTTCAGCCTGGAGCAATGTTTGCAGTCAAAATATTCAAGGAAGGAGTTAGTCCACAATCTACAATAGATGAATTTAACGCACTAAAGGATGTAAATCATCCGAATATTGTCCGTTTTAAATTCAATGGTACAACCTACGGTGGATTATTCTACACCTTAATGGAGTTCATCAACGGTAAGGATATAAGAGAATACTGCCTTGGAGATAAGTATTTTACTCTTCCTATAATATATAAGTTTATTCATGAGATGGCTTCAGCTCTCGTGTATCTTCATGCCAGGAAACTCAGGCATCGTGACATCAAGCCTGAGAACATTATCTTTGAGAAAAGTGGAAAGTTTGTTCTTATAGACTTCAATATCGCTACAAGTAATGTTCATGATCTTGACAAAGTTGGAACATGGCCGTATTTAGCCCCTGATTTAATGAATGGGCAGACTATGCAATGGGAAGATAGTGCAGATACATTTGCGTTGGGCATAACATTATATGAGTTATTGACACACAGCTATCCTTGGCCCGGCAAAAGAATACCTATTTTAGATAAGGTGCCAACAGATATTATGTCGTTAAATTCTTTAATAAGCCCAGACTTTGGAACATTCGTCATGAAGGCAATCAATACACGACATGAGAATCGCTTCAAGACAGCAAAAGAGATGTTGGAGTCTTTAGAGGCTATTGGAGAATCTGGAATAGCTAAGAAAACAGAAGTCGCTGTCCTTGACTATAACGGACAAGAGCTGCAAATAGTCGATTATATCAATAGCCTTTATAGCCAAAGCCAAGGAGGAAATGCTGGAACACGTGCAGGATGGAAAGGCAATAACATATTGGATAAAGAGACATATACATATACAAAGTTAGATACCGACCTGCTTTCTGCAATTAAGGAAGGAAAATATCGTCTTCTGATCATTACAGGAAATGCCGGTGATGGTAAAACGGCATTTATACGTCAGGTAGAACAATGTAGCGATGAAATTAAGTATTTTGACGACACTCATAATGGAGCTCGTATTCTCTTGAATGGGATTGTATATCAGACTAATTATGATGGTTCACAGGATGAAAAAAATATGAAGAACAGCGATGTTCTAACCGATTTTTTCAAACCATTTGAAGGATTAAATGCCAATTTCAGTCAAGCACCAGAAGGCCGTATTATTGCCATCAATGAAGGTAGATTAATGGACTTTCTTGAAGGATCTCCTGAACATAAATTCCTCTATGATGCTATTGATGAATACTTTTATAAAGGTGGAATCGCCAAACTTCCTGATGGCGTAATGATTATCAATTTGAATCTACGTTCAGTAACAGCAAAGGACGATAATGGCAACTCATTACTACGTAAACAAATCAAGGCTTTGACGTCTCCTCATCTGTGGAGCAAATGCAGAACTTGCCCATTAGCGAGCAAATGTTTTATTAACTTTAACGTTAGCTCTTTTAATGATTCAGCTGTAGGAAACGAAATTATCACTCGTCTCGAGTGGATTGTAAGAACCATAGTTTATAAACGTGAAGTTCACATTACTATGCGAGATTTGCGCTCCATGATAGCGTGGATGCTGACTCGCGATTATACTTGTGACCAAATACCAGCCCTCATTCAAAGAGAAGAAGACATAAGATCTAAACTTGAAGAAGTTTCAGATACTTATACAAAGGCTGTATTACAGCAAGAATACGAACAGATACGCCTTGAAGAGTGGCTTAGGTTATATTTTAATGTAACAGCACCAGAAAGTGCTTATTTCCCTCATTTACGATCTGAGGATAGAATCATTAAATTGTTGCGAGAAACAGATATTGCAAATGTTGCAATTCCAGATAAGGATAGAGATTTGTATTATCGTGACAAAAACGAACTTGATTATTTGGCTTTTGCCTCTCGTTCTACGATATCATTGTTAGATGAATTCAATTCATTGCTAACAATTAAGCCAAGTTATGATATGTCACCTAAGGAGATAGAGTTCTTAAAGATACGCCATCAAACCTTTATCAGACATCAGTACTTTGAGGGAAAAGTCGATTTCATGCAACGAATGCCATACCAATCTATCAAAGATTTCTATGATATTCTTAACAGTAATGATACAAACTGGTTGGCTGAAAAGAAACGTTTGGCTTATGCCATCTCATGCAGTGAAGGATGTTGGAATCCGGGAATTTCAACTCAACACCTGCTCCTATCTTCTTCAAGAGTAAATGATCCAAGTGGAAAGAGCTATCGAAGATTCCCGCTTGAAGACTTTGACTTGATGGTAGACACAAATGAACGACTTACAGAGTTTCTTGAACACGAACATGATAATTTTATATTCAGGTACAAAAAGAACCATTCTGTTCAACTTACAGTGTCACTTGATTTGTATGAGATGTTGTACTATATCAAGAACGGATTTAGTCCGTCATTAAGCGATCTCAGAGGTCGTTTTATCGAGTTGCAGGTATTTAAGAACTTACTTGCAAGCGAAACCTACACTGAGGTCATTGTGACGAACAATGAGAAATCTTATTACAAGATTTCTTTAGATAGAAAAACTATGCAACTGATAGTTGACCCATTAAAAAAAGAGGAGGAATAA